Proteins from a genomic interval of Nostoc sp. PCC 7120 = FACHB-418:
- a CDS encoding IS1634 family transposase — translation MAHLPQQIISERIDDVVVLLEVMKKMGLPEILNQHLPRHWKQEGLDWGWVACIWLSYIISQGDHRKVRVREWVEQRHYTIEQVCGINIRETDFTDDRLGILLKRLSKPETWEQIERFLTQKSIRAYELAVEQVRLDATTISGHHLISESGLFQFGHSKDDPNLPQVKLMMGMIDPLGMPLVTQVVSGEQADDGLYIPAYQQIAATLNKKGLLFVGDCKMSSLSTRCNIHIQGDYYLCPLSNVGKTPELLAGWINDAVMGKFPLVEIKRTSFHHNTETSPDLDALETTIATGYEVCRHVEVVDEQLPLLCWQERVLIVHSPTLAKQQFQGLEKRLHNAQQKLMALTPQKGRGKRQINDLQVLLQKATEILRLHRVEGLLSFDYECQETVEETYIGRGRPTSRPKQITRKIRYQIQTVIRNEDAIAQTHKTFGWRAFVSNAPKSMLSIEQAVLTYRDEWIAERGFHRLKGASLSIAPMFVQRDDQVTGLINLLSLALRLLTIIEFVVRRQLTVQEVNSLAGLYPEHPKKRTAQPTAERLLRAFSNITLTIIEARGQRFGYVPPLNPLQQEIISLLGLVPDIYSNLVDNSS, via the coding sequence ATGGCACATTTACCCCAACAAATAATATCAGAACGAATCGATGATGTGGTTGTGCTGCTAGAGGTGATGAAAAAAATGGGACTGCCAGAAATCCTCAACCAACATTTGCCACGTCACTGGAAACAAGAAGGACTGGATTGGGGATGGGTGGCTTGCATTTGGTTATCATATATCATCTCACAGGGCGACCACCGAAAAGTACGTGTTCGGGAATGGGTAGAACAACGACACTACACCATAGAGCAAGTATGCGGAATCAACATTAGAGAAACAGACTTTACCGATGACCGTTTAGGAATACTGTTGAAGCGATTAAGCAAGCCCGAAACCTGGGAACAAATAGAACGGTTTCTGACGCAAAAGAGCATCCGAGCCTATGAATTAGCGGTGGAGCAAGTACGTTTAGATGCAACAACAATCAGTGGACACCATCTCATCAGCGAATCAGGTTTATTCCAATTTGGACACAGCAAAGATGACCCGAATCTACCACAGGTAAAACTGATGATGGGAATGATTGACCCATTGGGGATGCCTCTTGTCACCCAGGTAGTATCTGGAGAACAAGCAGATGATGGACTCTACATTCCCGCATACCAACAAATTGCTGCCACGTTGAACAAAAAAGGGTTATTGTTTGTTGGTGACTGTAAAATGAGTTCACTATCAACACGCTGCAACATACATATTCAGGGAGATTACTACCTATGCCCATTATCTAATGTGGGTAAAACTCCAGAACTTCTTGCTGGCTGGATAAATGATGCTGTCATGGGTAAATTTCCACTTGTTGAGATCAAGCGAACCAGTTTTCATCACAACACCGAAACCAGCCCAGACCTGGATGCCCTTGAAACAACTATCGCCACTGGCTATGAGGTGTGTCGTCATGTCGAGGTTGTTGATGAACAATTGCCATTACTATGCTGGCAAGAAAGGGTGTTGATTGTTCACTCACCAACGCTTGCAAAACAACAGTTTCAGGGATTAGAGAAGCGACTTCACAACGCACAGCAGAAGTTGATGGCGTTAACTCCACAAAAAGGTCGTGGTAAACGACAAATCAACGACCTACAGGTTTTATTGCAAAAAGCTACAGAAATTCTGCGCCTTCATCGAGTTGAAGGGTTATTGAGTTTCGATTATGAGTGCCAAGAAACTGTTGAAGAAACCTACATTGGTCGAGGTCGTCCCACATCTCGCCCCAAGCAAATTACTCGAAAAATTAGGTATCAAATTCAGACCGTTATCCGCAATGAAGATGCTATTGCCCAAACTCACAAAACTTTTGGCTGGAGAGCTTTTGTCAGCAATGCTCCCAAGAGTATGTTATCTATTGAACAAGCTGTACTGACTTATCGAGACGAATGGATTGCTGAACGTGGTTTTCATCGTCTCAAGGGTGCGTCACTTTCCATTGCTCCCATGTTTGTGCAACGTGATGACCAAGTTACAGGTCTGATTAATTTACTGAGTCTAGCCCTACGTTTGCTGACAATCATCGAGTTTGTTGTCAGACGACAATTGACTGTACAGGAGGTCAACTCTCTTGCTGGACTGTATCCCGAACATCCAAAAAAACGGACTGCTCAACCTACTGCTGAACGCTTGTTACGTGCTTTTTCTAATATCACTTTGACGATTATTGAAGCCCGTGGTCAGCGTTTTGGTTATGTTCCTCCTTTAAACCCTCTACAACAGGAAATTATTAGTTTGCTTGGTCTTGTTCCTGATATTTATAGCAATCTTGTAGATAATTCCTCTTAG
- a CDS encoding COG4705 family protein: MNKVAKVTIFFWIMKIIATTLGETAGDFISMSLGLGYYIAFAVTFAILAILLFFQIQSDRYRPALYWLAIIATTTAGTEVSDLMDRSLGLGYAMGSLILVASLLSVLAIWYYRDRDLSVYPIVRKDAETTYWLAIVFSNSLGTAFGDFLTSNLGLSYIQGAFVTASVIGVVIALHYVTKLNDVLLFWLAFIFTRPFGATFGDFLTKPIKDGGLSLPRGYASVIAFILLAVVLFFSVRKEKKVRYPIE, translated from the coding sequence ATGAACAAAGTTGCAAAAGTCACAATTTTCTTTTGGATTATGAAGATCATCGCCACGACGCTCGGCGAAACAGCAGGTGACTTTATCTCAATGTCTCTTGGGCTGGGGTATTACATAGCCTTTGCCGTAACTTTTGCTATTCTGGCGATTCTCCTGTTTTTTCAAATTCAATCTGACAGATATCGTCCAGCCCTTTACTGGTTAGCCATCATTGCGACAACCACAGCCGGAACTGAAGTTTCAGACCTGATGGATCGATCGCTTGGGCTAGGCTACGCAATGGGATCGCTGATCCTGGTAGCCAGTCTGTTGAGCGTTCTTGCCATCTGGTATTACCGGGATCGAGATTTGAGCGTTTATCCAATTGTGAGGAAAGACGCAGAGACAACGTATTGGCTGGCGATTGTGTTCTCCAACAGTTTGGGAACGGCCTTTGGTGATTTTCTGACAAGCAACTTAGGACTGAGCTATATCCAGGGCGCATTCGTGACAGCCAGCGTCATTGGTGTTGTCATCGCCCTTCACTACGTAACAAAGTTGAACGATGTTCTCCTATTCTGGCTCGCGTTCATCTTCACGCGACCCTTTGGAGCTACCTTCGGCGATTTTCTTACCAAACCGATAAAAGATGGCGGTTTATCACTGCCAAGGGGCTATGCTTCAGTGATCGCCTTTATCCTGCTGGCGGTTGTCCTATTCTTTTCCGTGCGAAAGGAGAAAAAAGTGCGTTACCCAATTGAGTGA
- a CDS encoding MFS transporter, with translation MTTKTFQTIPRNVWVLGFVSLLTDISSEMIHSVLPLFLVSALGANLLTVGWIEGIAESTASVLKVFSGALSDYLGQRKKLAVVGYGLSTLVKPLFALATSPAWVLMARFGDRVGKGIRVAPRDAIVADVTDSVNRGAAYGLRQSLDTIGAFTGPLVAFILMSFSGQNFRLVFWLAVLPGILAVALLATGVREPDNRNNRRQNNPLHWSALQSLGKSYWVLVVVALLFNLGNSSDAFLLLQAQQAGVSASLVPLTLVVMNIAYSLSAYPVGLLSDRIGRLGLLVGGFCVYALAYLGFAFVNAPWQVWGLFGLYGLYQGMSQGILLALVADRVPSHLRGTAFGLINLATGVALLPASLLGGVLWQTISPKATFITGSIFALSAIALLLVFEGGRRKSVGKE, from the coding sequence GTGACAACAAAAACTTTTCAAACCATCCCCCGTAATGTCTGGGTTTTGGGATTTGTCAGCTTGTTAACTGATATTAGTTCTGAGATGATTCATTCGGTGTTGCCGTTATTTTTAGTTTCAGCATTAGGAGCAAATTTGCTAACAGTTGGGTGGATTGAGGGAATTGCAGAATCAACTGCTTCTGTACTGAAAGTTTTTTCAGGAGCCTTAAGTGATTATTTAGGACAGCGTAAGAAATTAGCTGTTGTTGGTTATGGATTATCTACCTTAGTTAAACCCCTGTTCGCATTGGCAACTAGTCCTGCTTGGGTATTGATGGCTCGTTTTGGCGATCGCGTTGGTAAGGGAATTCGTGTAGCTCCCCGCGATGCAATCGTAGCAGATGTTACCGATAGCGTTAATCGTGGAGCTGCCTACGGTTTGCGGCAATCTTTAGACACCATCGGCGCATTCACTGGGCCACTAGTTGCATTCATCTTGATGTCTTTTTCAGGACAGAACTTTCGTCTAGTTTTCTGGTTAGCAGTGCTTCCCGGAATTTTAGCAGTAGCCCTTTTGGCAACTGGCGTGCGCGAACCTGACAATAGAAATAATCGAAGGCAGAATAATCCTCTACATTGGTCTGCTTTGCAAAGTTTGGGTAAAAGCTACTGGGTGCTAGTTGTGGTTGCATTACTATTTAATCTCGGTAACTCTAGCGATGCTTTTTTATTGCTGCAAGCGCAGCAAGCTGGAGTATCCGCCTCACTAGTACCACTTACTCTAGTTGTAATGAATATAGCTTACTCCCTCAGTGCCTATCCAGTAGGATTGCTATCTGACCGCATTGGTAGATTGGGGCTACTAGTGGGTGGATTTTGTGTATATGCGTTGGCATATTTAGGTTTTGCATTTGTTAATGCTCCTTGGCAGGTGTGGGGACTGTTTGGGCTGTATGGGCTGTATCAGGGGATGAGTCAGGGCATATTATTAGCACTGGTAGCAGATAGAGTTCCGTCCCATCTACGAGGTACTGCTTTTGGGTTAATTAATTTAGCTACTGGTGTAGCACTCTTACCAGCTAGTTTGTTGGGAGGTGTTTTGTGGCAAACAATCAGTCCAAAAGCAACTTTCATCACTGGAAGTATTTTCGCTTTGAGTGCGATCGCATTACTGCTGGTATTTGAAGGTGGAAGACGAAAATCAGTAGGTAAAGAGTAA
- a CDS encoding mechanosensitive ion channel family protein — translation MSKLARTRTIWVFLLTILIVISITIPNSVRAQDERVTVRLDGRALFRVSAVDNTKASDRARQIERRMNRLLENPTAISPPQIETSQDKQKRVITTAGVPIVTLTTTDAQDNLTTVDALAIQWSQAIDAALKRASQRRLSPWGRFVAEVQASVETAFGRLIESAITIIPRAIAAILVIGLFWAIATFIRWLMRIIFRHIVEDLTVENLIKQVAYYAVWTLGLIVALDAFGFDPQAVATGLGLTSLALGFALKDIISNFISGMLILVLRPFELGDQIVVGETEGNVERIELRATQLRTYDGRVVLIPNAEVFTSRIINNTAAPIRRSSVELFIGYDSDLQQVVTVLKNAAQATQEVLDEPGVSVRIRELGQDDVVVETRFWTDSRRSDFVATTSAVRQAIVAALKKANIGLPDPDVRILVPRHPQRWQAAFGLKDNDSASS, via the coding sequence TTGAGCAAACTAGCACGGACTCGCACAATTTGGGTATTTTTACTCACCATTTTGATTGTGATATCAATAACTATACCCAATTCAGTGAGAGCGCAAGATGAACGAGTAACAGTACGTCTAGATGGTCGTGCATTGTTCCGAGTAAGTGCAGTGGATAACACCAAGGCATCAGATCGAGCAAGGCAAATCGAACGACGCATGAATCGGTTATTAGAAAATCCAACAGCAATTTCTCCACCTCAGATTGAAACTTCCCAAGATAAGCAAAAGCGTGTTATTACTACTGCGGGAGTACCAATTGTTACTCTAACTACAACAGATGCTCAAGACAATTTAACAACCGTTGACGCGCTAGCTATCCAATGGTCACAGGCAATTGATGCTGCTCTTAAACGAGCAAGTCAACGCCGCCTTTCGCCTTGGGGGCGATTTGTAGCAGAAGTACAAGCATCAGTAGAGACTGCTTTTGGGCGACTGATAGAATCTGCCATCACAATTATTCCGCGTGCGATCGCTGCTATTTTAGTAATTGGTCTTTTCTGGGCAATAGCCACATTCATACGCTGGCTGATGCGAATTATCTTCCGCCACATTGTTGAAGATTTGACTGTTGAAAACCTAATTAAGCAGGTTGCATATTACGCCGTTTGGACACTCGGCTTGATAGTTGCCCTCGATGCTTTTGGTTTTGATCCCCAGGCTGTGGCTACTGGATTAGGATTAACTAGCCTTGCCTTGGGATTTGCCCTCAAGGATATCATCTCCAACTTTATTAGTGGTATGCTAATTCTTGTCTTACGTCCTTTTGAGTTGGGCGATCAAATTGTTGTTGGCGAAACCGAAGGAAACGTTGAACGTATAGAATTGCGTGCTACCCAACTTCGTACATACGATGGTCGTGTGGTACTGATTCCTAATGCTGAAGTGTTTACTTCTCGGATCATTAACAACACAGCTGCACCTATCCGCCGTAGTAGTGTCGAACTATTCATTGGTTACGATAGCGACCTGCAACAAGTAGTTACTGTATTAAAAAATGCAGCCCAGGCAACACAAGAGGTACTTGATGAGCCGGGGGTTTCTGTGCGGATACGAGAGTTAGGACAAGATGACGTTGTAGTTGAAACGCGCTTTTGGACAGATTCGCGGCGTTCTGATTTTGTGGCTACGACATCAGCAGTTAGACAGGCGATAGTTGCTGCGTTGAAAAAAGCGAATATTGGATTACCAGACCCCGATGTAAGAATTTTAGTGCCGCGTCATCCGCAAAGGTGGCAAGCAGCATTCGGTTTAAAGGATAATGACAGTGCTTCATCTTAA
- a CDS encoding MFS transporter: MNTLTFFRSLRNPVFARLYTAQTTSLLGDALTWVGLALLAFNLAGKNAAVVLSVALTLRVTAFVLLSPLAGAIADRLDRKKIMVVTHIFRMLIVGMLPFVTQIWQVYVLIFALNVFNAFFTPTYQATIPLVTSENDYAGAIALSSATYQLLGVLGPGIAGSVAAFIGARQVFFLDALSFAIAAVLIFTLPGQLVVAQNQQPSRTTRRTWGDIKDGTTRLLTDAPIRYALAMQLVASIAGAQILVNTVGYVQGTLKFGEVQYGWVMAAFGIGATLCAVIYGTFNRSLPRTTFVFIGATLITLALLPANYANLTVLMVLWLVAGAGQNLVNLPTQTLIADRIPTAIQGRVYGAHFAWSHLWWAISYPLAGWLGSHFAEREFIYGSLVGLMLLVVVQITLSPHPHEHEHLQYVTVHKHKHIHDECHQHDHDEGIVIAEPHNHLHEHTRILYHTHPHTRDIHHRHSH, translated from the coding sequence ATGAATACCTTGACATTTTTCCGCAGCTTGAGAAATCCGGTATTTGCAAGGCTGTATACTGCTCAAACCACTAGTTTATTGGGTGATGCACTTACTTGGGTGGGTTTAGCCCTTCTGGCTTTTAACTTAGCTGGAAAGAATGCGGCGGTTGTGCTTTCAGTCGCTTTAACTCTGCGTGTGACTGCTTTTGTATTGCTGTCTCCTCTTGCAGGTGCGATCGCAGACCGACTCGACCGCAAGAAAATCATGGTTGTTACCCACATATTCAGAATGTTAATTGTGGGTATGTTGCCTTTTGTGACGCAGATTTGGCAAGTTTACGTATTAATATTTGCACTCAACGTCTTTAATGCTTTCTTCACCCCAACTTACCAAGCCACGATTCCATTAGTCACGAGTGAGAATGACTATGCAGGCGCGATCGCACTTTCGTCCGCTACTTACCAATTACTTGGTGTACTTGGCCCCGGTATCGCTGGAAGTGTCGCCGCCTTCATTGGTGCAAGACAAGTCTTCTTTTTGGATGCTCTCAGCTTTGCGATCGCGGCAGTGTTAATCTTTACCCTACCAGGTCAGCTCGTAGTTGCACAAAATCAACAGCCTTCCAGAACAACACGCCGAACATGGGGAGACATTAAAGACGGTACAACTCGCCTGCTTACAGATGCACCTATTCGTTACGCGCTAGCAATGCAGTTGGTCGCATCAATTGCCGGAGCGCAAATCTTAGTCAATACTGTTGGCTATGTGCAAGGTACACTTAAGTTTGGAGAAGTGCAGTACGGCTGGGTGATGGCAGCTTTTGGGATTGGTGCAACTCTGTGTGCAGTTATTTATGGTACGTTCAATAGAAGTTTGCCGCGTACAACGTTTGTTTTTATTGGTGCAACTTTGATCACCTTGGCTTTATTACCTGCCAACTACGCAAATTTAACAGTATTGATGGTCTTATGGTTGGTAGCGGGTGCGGGGCAAAATTTAGTCAACTTACCTACTCAGACATTAATTGCAGACCGTATCCCGACTGCTATACAAGGGCGAGTTTATGGCGCACACTTTGCCTGGAGTCATCTTTGGTGGGCAATCTCCTACCCTCTTGCGGGTTGGTTAGGAAGTCACTTTGCTGAACGTGAGTTTATTTACGGTAGCTTAGTGGGCTTGATGCTGCTAGTGGTAGTGCAAATTACCCTCTCGCCTCATCCACATGAACACGAACATCTACAATATGTTACTGTGCATAAACATAAACATATCCACGATGAATGCCATCAGCATGACCACGATGAGGGGATAGTTATAGCTGAACCTCACAACCATCTTCACGAACACACGAGGATTCTTTATCACACTCACCCTCACACTAGGGACATTCACCATCGTCATAGTCATTAA
- a CDS encoding class I SAM-dependent methyltransferase, whose amino-acid sequence MTETKVRQQYDKLAAIYDQRWNSYVANTLSFLKDWAQISPSTTVLDVACGTGEFERLLLTENPTQCIIGVDISEKMLLVAQQKLQAYPHVSFYNASASTLPFENNSFDVVVSANSFHYFDDPNAALVEMKRVLKPDGKVIILDWCKDYLLCRLCDFILKLVDPAYKQCYSQFEFHNLLKSAQFDIERATKFHFGVVWGMMVATATPQP is encoded by the coding sequence ATGACCGAAACCAAAGTTCGCCAGCAGTATGACAAGCTAGCAGCAATATATGACCAACGCTGGAATAGTTATGTTGCAAATACGCTTTCATTTCTGAAAGACTGGGCGCAAATATCTCCATCAACAACTGTGCTGGATGTTGCCTGTGGAACAGGTGAATTTGAACGGTTATTGTTAACTGAGAACCCAACGCAATGTATAATTGGAGTAGACATTTCAGAGAAGATGCTGCTTGTAGCTCAACAAAAACTTCAAGCGTATCCTCATGTCTCGTTTTATAATGCTAGCGCGTCGACGTTGCCATTTGAAAATAATAGTTTCGATGTGGTTGTATCTGCCAATTCGTTCCATTATTTTGATGACCCAAATGCCGCATTAGTAGAGATGAAACGTGTATTGAAACCTGACGGTAAAGTAATTATTTTGGATTGGTGCAAAGATTATTTATTGTGCCGCCTTTGCGATTTTATATTAAAGTTGGTTGATCCTGCTTATAAGCAGTGTTATTCCCAATTTGAATTTCACAATTTACTCAAATCTGCACAGTTTGATATTGAGCGAGCGACAAAATTTCATTTTGGTGTAGTGTGGGGAATGATGGTTGCTACAGCGACACCACAACCATGA
- a CDS encoding CusA/CzcA family heavy metal efflux RND transporter, whose amino-acid sequence MLNAILKWSIIQRWIVVLGAIVVTIWGTYNLTQMPLDVFPDFAPPQVEIQTEAPGLAPEEVETLITLPIESAVNGTPGVETVRSSSAVSISVVKVIFKWGTDVYQARQLVTERLQQVQQKLPEGVENPQISPISSPIGTVLQYAFTAETTPLMEVRRLVDQDVTNRLLAVPGISQVIAYGGDIRQYQILVDPAKLKAFNVTLDEVTAAAKGANVNAAGGFLVNPDQELIIRGLGRIESIEQLGKSAITARNGTPVLLQDVADVSIGAALKRGDGSLNGQPAIVVMVNKQPQNDTPTVTKAVEKAIAEIKVGLPKDVKVTETFRQENFIEAAIENVTSSLRDGIIIVSIILLMFLMNWRTAIITLSAIPLSVLIGMMILGLFGQGINTMTLGGLAVAIGSVVDDSIVDMENCYRGLRKNQVASNPVHPFKVVYDTSVEVRVSVIFSTVIIGVVFAPIFTLTGVEGRIFAPMGVAYLVSIFASTLVAMTLSPALCAILLANRQLPADDTWISALSQRIYRPLVNFSIRFPTIILVVAGASLVASLVILPSLGRVFLPEFQEPSLVNTVLLYPGSSLEATNQVGFALEDALKDDKRFKTVQLRAGRAAGDADAGGVNLGHLDVELSAEGLKDREGSIEKLREEFAKIPGVAPNIGGFISHRMDEVLSGVRSAIAVKIFGPDLAQLRHIGSEVQSAMTGINGLVDLQLEPQVPIRQVQIQFNREAAARYGLTVGNLTEMVETALNGQVVSQVLKDQQLFDLVVWLQLKSRNNLDIIRNLLVDTPTGQKIPLAQVASIDYGTGPNTINRENVSRLIVVSANVSGRDLGSAVEEIQSKVRETVQLPTGYFIQYGGQFESEQRATQNLLVFGGLALVIIAVLMYFAVKSVAAMLMIMINLPLALVGGIFSIALGGGIISVASLVGFITLFGVATRNGLLLVDNYNGKIAQEMPLQQVIFEGSMERLVAILMTALTSALGMIPLVIGTGAGKEILQPLAVVVLGGLFTSTALTLMVLPALYAKFGKFLLPKRTISVVEDGKVPKAVFEQ is encoded by the coding sequence ATGTTAAATGCTATCCTTAAGTGGTCAATTATCCAACGTTGGATAGTTGTGCTAGGAGCGATTGTAGTCACAATTTGGGGTACATATAATCTCACCCAGATGCCACTGGATGTATTTCCTGACTTTGCTCCGCCTCAAGTTGAAATTCAAACCGAAGCTCCAGGATTAGCACCAGAAGAAGTAGAAACACTAATTACCTTGCCGATTGAAAGTGCAGTGAATGGTACACCAGGGGTAGAAACAGTACGTTCTTCCTCTGCTGTCAGCATCTCCGTCGTCAAAGTCATTTTTAAATGGGGGACTGACGTTTATCAAGCTCGTCAACTAGTAACAGAACGATTGCAACAAGTACAGCAAAAATTACCAGAGGGCGTGGAAAATCCACAAATTTCGCCTATTTCTTCTCCCATTGGCACAGTCCTACAATATGCTTTCACTGCTGAAACAACCCCACTGATGGAAGTGCGGCGCTTAGTTGACCAAGATGTTACCAATAGATTGCTAGCTGTACCGGGTATTTCCCAAGTAATTGCTTATGGTGGTGATATTCGCCAGTATCAGATATTGGTTGACCCAGCGAAATTAAAAGCTTTTAATGTCACCTTAGATGAAGTCACAGCTGCGGCTAAAGGAGCAAATGTCAATGCTGCTGGTGGCTTTTTAGTAAATCCAGATCAAGAGCTAATTATTCGTGGCTTGGGGCGCATCGAGTCAATTGAGCAATTGGGTAAATCTGCAATAACGGCGCGGAACGGAACGCCTGTACTGTTGCAAGATGTAGCAGATGTCAGCATTGGCGCAGCTTTAAAACGTGGCGATGGCAGTTTGAATGGTCAGCCAGCAATTGTGGTGATGGTCAACAAGCAGCCACAGAATGATACTCCCACGGTTACTAAAGCTGTGGAAAAGGCGATCGCCGAAATTAAAGTTGGCTTACCCAAAGATGTCAAAGTCACAGAAACCTTCCGTCAAGAAAACTTTATTGAAGCTGCTATTGAAAACGTTACCAGTTCTCTACGCGATGGCATTATCATTGTTTCCATCATCTTGTTGATGTTTTTGATGAACTGGCGCACCGCGATTATCACCCTCAGCGCCATTCCGTTATCAGTTTTGATTGGCATGATGATTCTGGGCTTATTTGGCCAAGGTATCAACACGATGACATTGGGAGGATTAGCTGTTGCTATTGGTTCGGTAGTGGATGACTCAATTGTAGATATGGAAAACTGTTACCGGGGTCTACGCAAAAACCAAGTAGCAAGTAATCCAGTGCATCCCTTTAAAGTTGTTTATGATACTTCTGTAGAAGTCAGAGTCAGTGTTATTTTCTCCACCGTCATTATTGGCGTGGTCTTTGCACCGATTTTCACCCTTACAGGTGTAGAAGGTCGGATATTCGCGCCAATGGGTGTTGCCTATTTGGTATCAATTTTTGCTTCTACATTAGTGGCAATGACATTATCTCCGGCACTTTGTGCGATTTTGCTAGCAAATCGACAATTACCAGCCGATGATACCTGGATAAGTGCTTTATCACAACGAATTTATCGACCTCTGGTAAATTTTTCCATCCGTTTCCCGACAATTATTTTGGTAGTGGCGGGTGCATCCTTAGTAGCTTCTTTGGTAATTTTGCCGAGTTTAGGAAGGGTATTTTTGCCAGAGTTTCAAGAACCATCCTTAGTGAACACAGTTTTGCTTTATCCAGGGAGTTCTCTGGAGGCGACAAACCAAGTCGGGTTCGCGTTGGAAGATGCGCTTAAAGACGACAAGCGATTTAAGACGGTGCAGTTACGAGCTGGACGCGCTGCTGGTGATGCGGATGCAGGGGGGGTGAATTTGGGACATTTAGATGTGGAATTAAGTGCAGAAGGGTTAAAAGATCGGGAAGGAAGTATTGAGAAGTTGCGAGAGGAATTTGCCAAGATTCCCGGAGTTGCTCCTAATATTGGCGGCTTTATTTCGCATCGCATGGATGAGGTATTATCGGGAGTAAGAAGTGCGATCGCAGTCAAAATCTTCGGACCTGATTTAGCCCAACTACGCCACATTGGCTCTGAAGTTCAGTCGGCTATGACTGGAATTAACGGACTGGTAGACTTACAACTCGAACCCCAAGTTCCCATTAGACAGGTACAAATTCAATTCAACCGAGAAGCAGCTGCTCGTTATGGTTTAACTGTTGGTAATCTGACTGAGATGGTGGAAACTGCTCTTAATGGACAAGTTGTATCACAAGTTCTCAAAGACCAACAATTATTCGATTTGGTGGTTTGGTTACAGCTAAAATCACGTAATAATTTAGACATCATCCGCAATTTGTTGGTAGATACGCCTACAGGTCAAAAAATACCTCTAGCTCAGGTCGCCAGCATTGACTATGGAACTGGCCCCAACACAATTAACCGGGAAAATGTCTCACGGCTGATTGTTGTTTCTGCGAATGTCTCCGGTCGAGATTTAGGCTCTGCTGTTGAAGAGATTCAAAGTAAAGTCAGAGAGACAGTACAATTACCCACAGGCTACTTTATTCAATACGGCGGTCAGTTTGAATCAGAGCAACGAGCCACCCAAAATTTGCTAGTCTTTGGCGGATTAGCGTTGGTCATCATTGCAGTCTTAATGTACTTCGCAGTTAAATCTGTTGCTGCCATGCTGATGATCATGATTAACTTACCTCTGGCTTTGGTGGGAGGTATATTTTCTATTGCTTTGGGGGGTGGGATTATCTCTGTCGCTTCTTTAGTAGGATTCATTACTCTATTTGGTGTAGCAACACGTAACGGACTACTGCTAGTAGATAACTACAACGGCAAGATTGCACAAGAAATGCCTTTACAGCAAGTAATTTTTGAGGGTTCGATGGAGCGATTGGTCGCCATTTTGATGACGGCTCTCACTTCAGCTTTAGGAATGATACCTTTAGTAATTGGTACAGGTGCAGGGAAAGAAATATTACAGCCCTTAGCTGTAGTGGTGTTAGGTGGTTTATTTACTTCTACCGCATTAACTTTGATGGTCTTACCAGCTTTATATGCTAAGTTTGGTAAGTTCTTGTTGCCTAAACGTACTATCTCAGTTGTAGAGGATGGCAAAGTACCAAAAGCAGTTTTTGAGCAATGA